A region from the Fusarium graminearum PH-1 chromosome 4, whole genome shotgun sequence genome encodes:
- a CDS encoding nuclear protein SNF4 yields MEGNPEPEPVRGEPPHETEAKAPADINLPSEPLGTQGQLETGETPVEDPAQEQVKSWIESQTETEPQQPPIESSTVDAEGDDTAGELPRVEADAPSTETEVPGMTGTAAESASTTASAPPQGTDATAPPAGVGVVTGPALITPRRRAASASTGPSSSTSAAGHGHVPHFVAPSSYLRRRTSIRSPMAPTEPKPLSPLDRDQLQGLNAIRDFLRVRTSYDVLPLSFRLIVLDNELLIKKAINILTQNYVDSETNKEMVVSVITQYRILKFIAVNNEHNTVLLKKTVREIGLGTYSGIATAKMNSSVLDVVHLMVKYNISCVPIIDSHGRVLNVFEAVDVIPCIKGGAYEDLDGSVGEALCKRSDESPGIYTCSEGDRLDSIFDTVRKSRVHRLIVVDDDNKLKGIISLSDILKYVLLYGVEDTSNWA; encoded by the exons ATGGAGGGAAATCCAGAACCCGAACCCGTACGAGGGGAGCCGCCCCACGAAACCGAAGCAAAGGCACCAGCAGATATCAATCTACCAAGCGAACCTCTGGGAACCCAAGGCCAACTCGAGACAGGCGAAACACCAGTGGAGGACCCGgcacaagaacaagtcaaaTCATGGATAGAATCTCAGACCGAAACCGAACCACAACAGCCTCCGATCGAATCTTCAACTGTCGATGCAGAGGGTGACGATACTGCAGGCGAGCTGCCCCGCGTCGAAGCTGACGCCCCCAGCACAGAGACAGAGGTACCTGGCATGACTGGTACAGCAGCCGAAAGCGCTTCGACCACAGCTTCAGCACCACCTCAAGGCACAGACGCCACAGCACCTCCAGCTGGAGTTGGAGTCGTTACAGGACCGGCTTTGATAACTCCACGCAGGCGGGCTGCATCAGCCTCCACTGGCCCCTCGTCCTCCACTTCGGCCGCCGGTCATGGCCATGTCCCTCATTTTGTCGCTCCGTCATCCTACCTTCGACGCAGGACTTCCATCCGGAGCCCAATGGCGCCCACCGAGCCGAAACCTCTGAGTCCTTTGGACAGAGATCAGTTGCAAGGTCTG AACGCTATTCGCGATTTCCTCAGAGTGCGCACCAGCTACGATGTTCTGCCACTTTCGTTCCGACTCATCGTCCTCGATAACGAACTCCTCATAAAAAAGGCGATCAACATCTTGACACAGAACT ATGTCGACAGcgagaccaacaaggagatGGTTGTTTCGGTCATCACTCAATATCGCATCCTCAAGTTTATCGCTGTTAACAACGAACATAACACAGTACTGCTGAAAAAGACCGTTCGGGAGATTGGTCTCGGCACCTACTCAGGCATCGCTacagccaagatgaacagTTCGGTGCTTGACGTCGTTCATCTCATGGTCAAATACAACATCAGCTGTGTTCCAATCATCGATTCGCACGGCCGAGTGCTGAATGTGTTTGAAGCGGTTGATGTCATCCCCTGTATCAAAGGTGGTGCCTACGAAGATCTGGATGGTTCCGTTGGAGAGGCGCTGTGCAAGAGATCTGATGAGAGCCCGGGCATTTACACATGCAGCGAAGGCGATCGCCTGGATTCCATCTTTGACACTGTCCGCAAGAGCAGAGTTCACCGTCTGATAGTAGtcgacgatgacaacaagctcaagggcaTCATCTCCCTTTCGGATATTCTCAAGTATGTTTTGCTGTACGGGGTGGAAGACACAAGTAACTGGGCTTGA
- a CDS encoding vacuolar protein 8 — protein MGICSSTCCGGRARDGLYEPVLADSEREAVADLLQYLENRGETDFFSGEPLRALSTLVFSENIDLQRSASLTFAEITERDVREVDRDTLEPILFLLQSPDIEVQRAASAALGNLAVDTENKVLIVQLGGLTPLIRQMMSPNVEVQCNAVGCITNLATHEENKAKIARSGALGPLTRLAKSRDMRVQRNATGALLNMTHSDENRQQLVNAGAIPVLVQLLSSPDVDVQYYCTTALSNIAVDASNRRKLAQSEPKLVQSLVNLMDSTSPKVQCQAALALRNLASDEKYQLDIVRANGLHPLLRLLQSSYLPLILSAVACIRNISIHPMNESPIIETNFLKPLVDLLGSTDNEEIQCHAISTLRNLAASSDRNKALVLDAGAVQKCKQLVLDVPITVQSEMTAAIAVLALSDDLKSHLLNLGVCGVLIPLTHSPSIEVQGNSAAALGNLSSKVGDYSIFVQNWTEPQGGIHGYLCRFLQSGDATFQHIAVWTLLQLFESEDKTLIGLIGKAEDIIEHIRSIANRQIEPDNEFEDEDEGEVVNLAQRCLELLGQSMSKAHIEG, from the exons ATGGGTATCTGCAGCTCTACGTGCTGCGGAG GACGAGCCCGCGATGGCTTGTACGAACCCGTCCTTGCCGATAGCGAACGAGAGGCTGTTGCCGATCTCCTGCAATACCTAGAAAAT CGCGGCGAAaccgacttcttctctggcgAGCCGCTGCGTGCTCTGAGTACTCTGGTATTCTCGGAAAACATCGATCTTCAGCGAAGTGCTAGTTTAACTTTTGCTGAGATTACTGAACGAG ATGTCCGAGAAGTTGACCGCGACACCCTCGAGCCCATCCTATTTCTTCTCCAGAGCCCCGATATTGAGGTCCAGCGAGCGGCCAGTGCTGCACTCGGAAACCTGGCTGTCGACA CCGAGAACAAAGTCCTCATTGTGCAACTTGGCGGCCTAACACCTTTAATCCGCCAAATGATGTCTCCCAACGTCGAGGTCCAGTGCAACGCTGTGGGATGTATCACCAACCTTGCTACACATGAAGAGAACAAGGCAAAGATTGCCCGTTCCGGAGCTCTGGGTCCTCTGACAAGACTCGCCAAGTCTCGAGATATGCGAGTCCAGCGAAATGCTACTGGCGCTTTGCTGAACATGACACATTCCG ATGAGAACCGACAGCAACTTGTCAACGCAGGAGCTATTCCTGTACTTGTTCAGCTGCTTTCTTCACCCGATGTCGACGTTCAGTACTACTGCACTACAGCCCTCAGCAACATTGCGGTCGACGCAAGCAACCGACGAAAACTGGCCCAAAGCGAACCAAAACTGGTTCAGTCTCTTGTCAACCTTATGGACTCGACCTCGCCCAAGGTTCAGTGTCAAGCCGCTCTCGCCCTCCGTAACCTCGCTTCAGACGAAAAGTACCAGCTCGATATTGTCCGTGCTAATGGATTGcaccctcttcttcgacttctTCAGTCCTCTTATCTGCCGCTTATTCTTTCTGCTGTCGCCTGTATACGGAACATCTCTATTCACCCTATGAACGAGTCGCCTATTATCGAGACCAACTTCCTCAAGCCCCTTGTCGACCTGCTCGGATCCACCGATAACGAAGAGATTCAGTGCCACGCCATCTCAACCCTCCGAAACCTCGCAGCCAGCTCCGATCGCAACAAGGCTCTCGTTCTCGATGCTGGCGCCGTGCAAAAGTGCAAGCAACTGGTCCTTGACGTTCCCATCACTGTTCAGTCCGAAATGACAGCCGCTATTGCGGTCCTGGCTCTTAGCGACGATCTCAAGTCTCACCTGTTGAACCTGGGAGTCTGCGGTGTCCTCATTCCTCTTACTCATTCTCCAAGCATCGAAGTCCAAGGAAACAGTGCTGCTGCGTTGGGCAACCTATCCTCCAAGG TCGGCGACTACTCCATCTTTGTGCAGAACTGGACCGAACCCCAAGGTGGAATCCACGGATATCTCTGCCGCTTCTTGCAGTCTGGCGATGCGACATTCCAGCACATTGCAGTCTGGACACTCTTGCAGCTCTTCGAGTCCGAGGATAAGACCCTAATCGGGCTCATCGGAAAGGCCGAGGATATTATCGAGCACATTCGAAGCATCGCAAACCGCCAGATCGAACCCGATAACGAAttcgaagatgaggacgagggtgAGGTTGTCAACTTGGCCCAACGTTgcctggagcttcttggacaGAGCATGTCCAAGGCCCATATCGAGGGCTAA